Part of the Vicugna pacos chromosome 3, VicPac4, whole genome shotgun sequence genome is shown below.
caaaaacagacacacagaccaatggaacatcccagaaataaacccaagcacttatggtcaattaatctagacaagaatatacaatggagaaaagacagtttctttaaTAAGTGGTGCAGAGAAAATGGACAgcaatatgcaaaagaatgaaattagaacattctctaacaccatatacaaaaataaatacaagatggattaaagacctaaatttaagagtgtacactataaaactcctggaagaaaacataggcagaacactctcggacataaatcacagcagtattttttttttgaaccagctcatagagtaatggaaataaaagcaagaataaacaaaagggacccaattaaacttaaaagtgtttgcacagcaaagaaaccataaacaaaatgaaaagacagtatctacagaatgggagaaaatatttcaaacaatgtgactgacaagggattaatttccagaatatacaaatggctcatacagctcaatttttaaaaaatcaaaaaaagggcagaagaacTGCACagccattttccaaagaagacatccagatggccaacaggcacatgaaaagatgctcaacatcacttcttattagagaaatgcaaatcaaacaacaAGATGTCACCtcccacctgtcagaatggctgtcatcaaaaagaacacaaataaatgttggagagggtatggagaaaaggaaaccctcacacactgttggtggaaatgtaaattggtgtagccactatggagtaCAGTattggaagttccttaaaaagttaaaaattgagttgccatgtgatccagcaatcccactcctgggcatataaccagaaaaaaactaatttgaaaagatacatgcactgcaatgttcatagcaggactatttacaatagccaatgcatggaagcaacctaaatgtcctttgacatgtgaatggataaagaagatgtagtatatatatatatatttgtatacaatggaatattactgagtcataaaaaagaatgaaataatgccatttgcagcaacatgaatggacctagagattattatactaagtgaaatatgtcagaaaagacaaatatcatataatatcacttatatgtggagtctaaaataatgatacaaatgaacttatttatgaaacagaaatagactcacagacatagaaaacaaacttatggttaccaaaggggaaaggctgaGAGGGAGGTTTAAAttaagtttgggattaacagatacacactactatatataaaacagataaataagaaggacctactgtatagcacagggaactatattcaatatcttgtaataacctataatggaaaataaactgaaaaagaatgtatatatatatacacacacatatatgtataacaataattttcctgtacacctgaaactaacacaacattgtaaataaactgtacttcaataaaacaaaaacaaaaacaaagtgtgatTTATAAATGCATTCATCTAGAATTTAAGTATTCctgttgtaatttaaaaaaaacatttacgCTGTATACTGTATTTATTCTTTGAATCATTTAGAAGCAGTTGTGTTAAGAATATGAGCCATAGAATCAGACAGAGCTAGAACCAGACCACAGCTTGCCATTTGATAACTGTACACCATAAGGAATTTACCTAGCCTCTCTAagtcccagtttcctcctctgtaaaataatTCCTAAGTCATAGGaatgttttaaagattaaatgagagacTGCAGATAAAGTATAGCATACTGCATGTATTGATCCTTATTTTTGAATgaagtattaaaattttttcatattcACCATCAGATTGTATGTGGTCCTGAGGAATAAATATCAAAACTGAATGAGTATTTatgatacttattttaaaaatttattcattttattgacatatagttgctgtgtacaatattatataagttacaggtgtacagtatatagtgatttgcaattttaaatgttatatactccatttatagttattataaaatactgactatattacctgtgttgtacaatatatgcttgtggcttattttatacctaatagtttgtacccctTACTTCTTTACCCCTAAATtgccccctccctctttccttctccccactggtaatcactatgtgttctctatatctgtgagtcagcttcttttttgttatattcactagtcggttgtactttttagattccacatataagtaatatatacttgtttttaagtatctatttttacttatatttttaagttatctAGCTTTACTTCTATAATTTTATGGTaatgtccttttcttctttcattgttTATCTATGAATGAAAAATCTGCATGGATTATTTTAGAAGTCAGCCAAGCAAGAGAAATTTCTTGTTTCTGCCTTAGCATCTATTACTGTAAATTGGCTTCACAAATAAAAGTGTGAAGAGTCCCTATTCCTCCACACATCCAGAGCGTAACTGCTCATCATCTCAACACGAGGCTGTTGCTCTCCTCTCAGTAGTGATTACCGTAGGCACCCCGTCCCACCCTGCCATTGAGGAGCAAGCGATATTGTGGGTGTAGAACTTAAAAACAAAGGTGGAGACAAAAATGGCATAAGACAGAAATGTTATATGTTCTGACCAAGTAGAAATAAAACAACTAAGTgtggaggagaagggagaggaaataGGGATGTAGGAACATCAAATCAATAAACTTGATTGATGTTCATTCTGTAGGTGGGAGTTAAAGAACCCTGGGTTTACAGGATTCCCAGTTTAAACGTGATCTGATTTGACAGCGTGACAAGGTACAGACTCTTCAATGGAtaactttctttttaatgtggTGGAAAGGTGGTGTCCTCTAACTTTTTTTAATAGGGACCTAATTTTTGCCTTtgtgacttctttttttccctttatcacTCAGTCTTCAAAAGCTACCTGTCCTTTCCTTTGTACCATCTTCTCCCCCAGCCAGGACTAATGCCTTTTACAACCTTGAATCATGTCCACTTTTAAGTCTTTTCTCTGTAGTCACTACTTTGATCTACCAGGACCCTTTTTGGTATTTTCACATGTGGAGtgaactttctttttctgatggtAACTTTAGATCAATCTTAGATTTTCCTTCATCTTTCTTCAGCATTGGCTTTTCCTGGCTTCAGGCAGGAGTATGTAAGAGAGAGCTCTgatttggtgtttattttaatactttacaGTATTTGAAGTTTGGGCATTCTCTGACTTCTAGCTATGTTGAGTAGGGCTTGATACAGTTTTATTTGTCCTTGTTCTGTAATGTGGTGTGGGGATGTGTGGGGAGATTTGAATTTAGGCAGTTTTCTCTATCCTCAGCTTTCTCCTTTTTAGAAATTATCTAGTTGGAAACTAGCCTTTAGTGTATGTGAGAGTGAAACCTTACTCCTCGGTCATTCGGGGGTTAAGCCTGAAATTTTCATTGCATATTGATTACATTTTTACAGTGGTTTAGAAATATTACTGAAGTTTAACTCAGCTTTTGaatacttatttaaaataatatactcTAATGTTGttgtaaataaattatgaaaGTATTCAAGGCTAATATGAAGTGTTTACAATGAAAATACTCCCCTTTAATGCCTTTATTAATTGAAGAATGGGGGAAGAAGAGGGGTAAGATAGGGGaaggggattaaaaggtacaaacaactaggtgaaaaataaataagatacaaagatgtacagcacagggaatatgatcactattttataataactgtaagtggagtATCGTCAATAAAAATTTCGAatactatgttatacacctgaaactactatAACATTGAAAAATCAACCATACttcgatttttaaaaagtttaactgAAGAATATTTTGTTCAGTTGTGAATAATTTTCAATGCTCTTAGAGGCCCAAGACAATTCTTTAAAACTCCAAATttacacaaacatacatttagGACATAAATTATGTATGTATTGTGACTTCTAAGCAAATAATATGAAACTTAAATTAACCACATGTTCTTGAGATCTTGATTTCATATCtagggggagggtttagctcaggggtagagtgcatgttcAGCATGCAtgaagacctgggttcaatccccaatacctccacttaaaaataaataaataatctgaattaaccctccctcaaaaaaaaaaaccatatttAATGCAAAGTACATTTTGAGGTGGCACAGAAAATGTCTCCTTTGCATTTCCAATAGCCTGCAGGAAAATAGATGATTACAAATATTAGGAAGCATCTATCAAATTTTGTTTGCGGAGAAGGAAATGATACTAGCTCCTGCTTTTCCCCTGCAGGCTGCTCTGGCTCTTCCTCGAAGACCTTTCCTTCACTGTTCTACTGTGATACCCGTTGTGGTTCTGACCCTGAAGTTTACTATGCACCTTTTCAAGCTCAAAGACTCTTGGTGCTTTCTTCCCTGGATGTTATTTATATCCTGGACCTCACACCATGTCCGAGATGGAATTCGCCATGGCTTGTGGATGTGCCCGTTTGGAAAGACTTCTCCTTTGCCATTCTGGCTTTATGTAATCATCACATCGTCTTTACCTCACATCTGTTCGTTCATTATGTATTTCACAGGGACCAGACAGATGATGTCTTCAAAACATGGAATTCATATTGATGTCTGAGGTAACCATGGGGCAGTCTTAGAGGAGCACTGGTTGAGACAATGATATTTAAGGATTGCCAACcttaaagtgaatttttaaaaaggtgttaGTACTTAACATTAATTACTATAATTCCTGAGTCCTCTTGCTCAAGAGGcatgtacaatttttaaaaattatttatgttgTATTCCTCTTTTCCATAACACTCCAGTGCAATATTAGAGTTCTGTTTATTCCATGATACATTTGTATACATTTCTTCTATTTATCTGGCTTTACCAATGTTATTAGATTTACATCTAGTTAAGTTTTCTGGAAGTATGCTTTTAAGGTAGTTCATTTCCTGGTGAGAAACAGCTCACATTTTAGGATGACTGATTTGTGAAAAGTTAACATTCCATTTGGAGCCACAGTTTCCTGAGATGGTGAAACAATGAAATGGGCAAAGTATATGAGATTATGAGTAAGATGTATAGTGAATGCTAACATTTCTTTATGGCACATATTTTGATCCTGACTGAAGTTTAATGTGCCAAGGGCTTTAGTCAGTTTTGACTACTGGCAGAGTCTTGTTTCAATGCACTTATGTTATAATATTCACAAAAGACAGTAACATGAGACCTAGGCTGTTGTTTCAGAAATAACTTCAGGAAATAATTACTGTAATATGTTGGCTCTAATAACATCTTACCAAAGTATTATTTTTTCAGTATCTCTGCCCCCAGATCTCGTATGTTGGAGTTTTAACTGTTTTGAAAAACATACctaaacataacaaaatatttgTTCAAAATTAACATTAACAAAATATTGATACTTGCTCATAACCATAGAATTCACACAAAAAGGACTTGAATCAATGTCATTTCAAATGTAAACGCCTGAATGTAccattaaaattatttgttgCTGTCAATTGGTTTATGTACTATTCTAAAATATTACACCagttaaattgtttttttaaatgtgcctGATACTgagaaacaaaacttttttttttccagaataaagTAGTTTTAGGAAATtggctttttcctttgttctttcaggTTGATCGTCTGTAAAAAATGATTAACCTTTATTAGAGAAGGAAAATTGAGTTGCTGTAAGTTTCACATTTGCACAGTTTaatgttactttgatataacagTCAGTGCCCCAGAAGTACCTGCTTTTTTGTGGCATTTGTACCATCTGCCGTCTTCAGATTTTCTTACATATTTGTGTTCTGTCATGCTGATGCTTGTGTGCCTTATTCTCTGACAAGGGATGAAGCAATGCCTTATCCAAAGCagatttttcatgtttattaaacAGAGTTCTGTAAATTGTTACAAAGGGGCAAGctctttagtttttctttttgtttttaatcagttGGTTGCAGTCTCTTATGTTTTACAATTTATTAGATCTTACAGTCTGTTACTGTCTTTGGAGAGCAATTATTGTGTCAGTTTGGTTGGTTTCATAGTATTACATAGTGGGGTAAATTTGATTTAaggtagagattttttttaagtgtatgatTTTAGAAATCCAtggaaataaagcatatatattgTGTAACTTTTTCTGACTAAATTATAAAACactccctttttttccctctccatacTAAACAAAGGAATATCATAAAATTATAGGGCTTTATTTAAGAATGTCACATAGGCATTTGGGGGGTTGTCCCAACTTTATTAGAATGGGAATCCACTTTGACCATGACTCCTTGCTTAAACAGTAACTGCAAATTTTAAATGTGGGTTTATCTTTGTTCCTACCTCTGCTGTCAGTAATGTTTCTTTCCTCTAAATGGTCTCTGAAAGCTGTGATTATACCCTCCAGAAATATAGCAACCAATTTCCCATGCCaccattctgttcctttttttcagtGAAAGAGTTTGTGTCAATACAACTTAATGTTGAAAGTTGGACTGTATTGTCTTTACGTGTGTGTTTTCTCCAGGCTCTAGACATCCTCTTTTCACTTAGTGTTTCTCTCTTGGCTGTTTCACTGATCTGACCTCCGAATCTACTGTTTTCTTGAGCCACCTTAGTTATGCTGGCTACTCAGGAGAACTTTTGTCACGTCTGCTTGAACTATTGTCTACTCATCCCCAAGCCTGCTTCCCTTTAGCGGTGGGCTAAGAACCCTTGTTGTGTATGGGTTAATGCTCCCATTTGTCCTCACCTCCTTTCTCTAacgtggacctctcttctcctaGGCAGccaccccttttcccctagtCAGGCAGATACTTCCTGGTACCTTTTTCTTGTAGCCAGTAGAAGAATTACTTGGTTTTTCCCATTTTCCCAACTGAAGGGGAGAGAGGACCAGGGGCTGTCCCGGTCCTTGCTCACCACTTTCATGGCTAAACCTTTCATCTGTCACAATTCTCAGTCATTTGATACCTCATTATACTACTGACTCCAAATCCTCCTCACCCTCACATACTGCCCTCTAAGGCTCACCTTCATCTTCCTTGATATGATCAACTGGATCCCTTTTTCCCTGTATTCTAACCCTTGATTTAATCTTCGGTCGTCAGATGACCCACCTGAAATCTGAACTTCAGTATTCGCCTCTTCTTCTATACCACTGACTCTTACCACATCACATCAGCCATCTACCAGTACAACAGGCCTCTGCATCTCCTTTTTAGGGGACACTGCTCATCTCTGagatctccaggttcatttgcTTTTTCAAGACCAGCGGTTCTCAAACTCACCTGTAAGGTTTCTTAAATCAAGAATTGCTTGAGACCCACCCCCAGAATTTTGACTTGGCAGGTCCTGAAAATAAGCATTTCCCACAAGTTCCCAATTGATATTGATGCTGCTGTTCAGGAATTATCCTTTAGGAACCACTGCTCTAGGGAGTCTGAAGAGGGAAGAGGGCCCAACAGCCACCTCCACCGCAGCTGCAGCCTCTAGTGCTGCCACAGTAGTCACAGCCGCAGCCACATCTGCACCCTTGCCGGCCGCAGCATCAGCACCAGAGAGTCAAGTCTGGAGCCCGCTACCTGGCAGGGACTGTGTAAACCACCAGAGTGACTGAAGGAGAGCGGACAAGTAGTGGAGTAGagggaccctgagctcaccttctCTCACgagcacaccaaaatcacaaccaTCTGCAGAACAACCAATtatgaaaaagactggaacctgccagaaaagatcttctactactaaagatataaagaaggaccCACAGTGAGATGGGTTGGAGGGGTGGACTCCCAATATAATCAAGTCCCATAACCCCTGGGGTGAGtgacccacaaactggagaataagtATATTGCAGGGGTTCTCCCACAGGGGTGAGAGTTCCGAGCCCACGTCAGGCTCCCTAGCCTGGAGGTCTGGCACCAGAAGACAAACCCCCAcaacatctggctttgaaggccagcagggcttaatttctgagcagaaataaatggaatagaaactaaaaaacaatagaaagtaacaataaaattaaaagttggttcttgaaaagataaacaaaattgacaaacctttagccagaAAAAGAAGTTGAAGGACTCcacattggaaaggaagaagtaaaactgtcactctttgcagatggcatgatactatacatagaaaatcctaaagatgccaccagaaaactactagacctcatcaatgaatttggtaaagttgtggggtacaaaattaatatgtagaaatctgttgcatttttatacaaaaacaaactactagaaagagaaattaaggaaacaatcccattttccatcacatcaaaaacaataaaatacctaggaataagccTACCTAAGGAAGCAAAAGCCCTGTACTCTGAAAAGTACaagacactaatgaaagaaactgaagctgacacaaacagatggaaagatatactgtgctcTTGGGTTGGCAGAATCAATATTGTTCAAATGACCATACTCCCCACAGCAATCTACAGTTTCAGtacaatccctgtcaaattacaatggcacttttcacagaactatatcaaataactttaaaatttgtaaggaaacacaaaagatcctgaataaccaaaacaatcatgagaaagaagaacagagctggaggaatcacacttcctgacttcagattacactacaaagctacagtaatcaaaacagtatggtactggcacaaaaacagacacatagaccaatggaacaggatagaaagcccagaaatagacctaagcacttatggtcaattaatctatgacaaaggaggctagactatataatggagaaaagacagtctcctctataagtggtgctgggaaaactggacagctattatgcagaagaatgaaatagaacattctctaacaccatatacaaaaataaactcaggggtaggatatagctcaagcACTAGattacatgcttagcatgcatgaagtcctgggttcaatccacaggacctcctctaagaataaataaataaataaatgtaattacctcccccctcaaaaacaaacaaacaaacgttaaaaaaaaaaaactcaaaatggattagacCTAAATCTAAGACGGGATACTATAGtactcctggaggaaaacataggcagaacactctctgacataaatcgcagcaatattttttttgattcatctcctagagtaatggaaatagaagcaagaacaaacaaatgggacctagttaaacttaaaagtttttgcacagcaaaaaaaaaaaaaaaacccacaaacaaaatgaaaataccatctatggactgggagaaaatgtttgcaaacaatgcgactgataagggattaatttccaaaatatacaaacagcttatacagctcaaattaaaaaaacaaaagcaaaaacaaataacccaatcaaaaatgggcagaaaacctgaacagacatttctccaaagaagacatccagatggcaaccaggcacatgaaaagatgttcaacatcgctaattcttatagaaatgcaaatcaaaactacaatgagatatcacctcacatcagctgGAATGGtcgtcatcaaaaagtctacaaataataaatgctggaaagggtgtgaggaaaggggaccctcctacacttctcgtaggaatgtggtttggtgcagccattatggagaacattATGGAGgctcctttaaaaaactaaaaattgagttaccatatgatcaagcattcccactcctgggcatattatctggagaaaactctaattcaaaaagatacatgcaccccaatgttcacagcagcactgtttacaatagctaagatatggaagcaacctaaatgtccatcaacagatgaatggataaagaagatgtggtatattatacaatagaatattactcagccacaaaaaagaatgaactaatgccatttgcggcaacatcaatagacctagagattatcatagtaagtgaagtcagacagagaaggacaaataccttatgatatcacttatatgtggaatctaaaataatgatacaaatgaacttatttacaaaacagaaatagactcacacgacattgaaaacaaatttatggttaccaaagaggaaggtgGAGGATAAGgggagtgataaattaggagtctagAATtcatagatacacattactatatataaaataaataagacggACCTATTGTATAGTatgaggaactatattcagtatcttgtaataacctataatggaaagaatctggaaaataatatatatatatgtctataactgaatcactttgctgtacacctaaaactaacacaatattgtaaatcaactatacttcaatacaaaaaaaaaagaaccactgctctagagcCATT
Proteins encoded:
- the TMEM267 gene encoding transmembrane protein 267; this encodes MASETEKTHALLQSCSPGSLISSLGLGLFCFVADRLLQFSIIQQNDWLRALSDNSVHCMIGMWSWAIVIGIKKKTDFGEIVLAGFLASVIDVDHFFLAGSLSLQAALALPRRPFLHCSTVIPVVVLTLKFTMHLFKLKDSWCFLPWMLFISWTSHHVRDGIRHGLWMCPFGKTSPLPFWLYVIITSSLPHICSFIMYFTGTRQMMSSKHGIHIDV